Genomic DNA from Desulfovibrio sp. JC022:
TATTTAGCCGCTGCCCGGAACTGCGCAGACAGGTGGAATTCATCGACTCCGCCACCCCGCTGACCCTGCGCGATTACTGCCAATCCCCCTTTGGAAGCATGTACGGTGCGGCCCACACCATCTCACAATACAATCCCCTTCCCGCCACCAAGATCAAAGGGCTGCTTTTAGCCGGGCAATCCATCATTGCACCAGGGGTTATGGGCGCGGTGGTTTCGGCCTATTTGACCTGTGGTTTCATCTGCGGACACGAAAAAATTCATGAGGAACTGAGATGCATTTACAACGCGTAGTTATCACCGGAATGGGCGCGGTTTCTCCGCTGGGCAGTAGAGTTGAAGAACTCTGGGACGGTCTGCTTGAAGGTCGTTCCGGCATTACCCGGCTGGACGAACTTGACGGTATCAAGGGCTTACGTCCGCGCATCGGCGGACGAGTCCCGGATGTAAAAATCAAATCTATTCCCCGCAAAGCACGCCGGACCATGTCCAACATGTCTATTTTCGCAGCCCTTGCCGCTCTTGAAGCTATCGAGCAGGCCGGGATGAGTGAAGACATTTTGACTGGTGGACGAGCCGGACTTTCCGTGGGTTCCACTACCGGAAGTTCGCAGGCCCTTGAGCAATTCTTCAAGCTCTACCTGCCGGAAAATTCCCTTGAAGCCATCCGAACCACTGAATTTTTCAAAATCATGAACCACAGCGCAGCCGCCAACCTTGCCCAGTTTCTGGGAATCAGCGGACGGGTGCTTGCGGCCTCAGCTGCCTGCTCCACCGGATGCCAGAACATCGGCCTTGCAGCAGAAGCCGTTGCTCACGGCAAGCAGGAGGTAATGCTCTGCGGTGGAACCGATGAGCTGCATCCCCTGACCGTAGGCACCTTCGACATTATCGAAGCTGCTTCCACTTCCGGCGAAGATGATCCCACAACGGCTTCCAAACCTTTTGACGCAAAACGGGACGGCATTGTCTGTTCTGAAGGTGCGGGTGTGCTGCTGCTGGAAAGTTATGAACACGCTAAAAATCGCGGGGCTGAAATCCTCGCCGAAATCAGCGGCTTCTCCTCACTTTGTGATAGCAGCAACATGGCCTCCCCCAGCGCGGATGCCATTGCACGTTGCATGTCCGAAGCATTGAACGATGCCGGAATTTCCGAAACAGACATTGATTACGTGAATGCCCATGCTACCGGAACCTTGCAGGGAGATGCATCAGAAGCGCAGGCCGTGGCAACCCTGCTCGGCTCAACTCCCCCGGTAAGCAGCCTGAAAGGTCATCTGGGGCACACCATGGCTGCCAGCGGGGCCATTGAAACCATCGCCACAGTGCGCATGATGCAAGAAAATACTATCATTCCCACAGCAAATCTGACTAATCCTGCTGAAGAATGTTCTGCAATTAACAACGCCTTGCATTTGCAGACAAGACCAATTACATATGCGCTGAAAAATAATTTCGCCCTTGGCGGTATAAATACATCGCTGGTTTTGAGGAGATCATAATGACTGATGAAGAAATAATAAAAAGAATCAACTCCGCTCTGGCCGAGGAATTCGAGCTGGAACTGGATGAAATGGTCCCCGAAGCAGTCTTCAAAGATGACCTTGACCTCGACAGCCTCGATGCTGTGGACATGGTTATTGTTCTGGAGCAGGAATTCGGGATCAAGATCAAGAAAGACGAAGCATTCAAGGCCATCCGTACCCTCGGAGACCTCCATACTTTTATTCTCAGCAAGAAATCTGAAGCAGCTTAAACGCTGCTTCGGTGCTCCGCGCCACTCCCCCATGCCTTCATTTCTTAAACTTATCTGGATCAACGCCGGGATATATTTCAGCATCATCATCTGGACCCTGACCGGGGTTATCATTTCTCCGCTCTGTTACCTGTTCTTTACCCGCATCCTGAAATGGGAAAAGCCGGCAACCCTGCGCAAAATGATCTGGTACTACGGCTGGACCTGTTCAAAATTGATGTCCGTTTTCATGGATATCAAATGGCCGGTTCAGCAACAATTGCCTTCCCCGTGCATTATAGTTGCCAATCACGGATCTTTCTTTGACCCCTACCTTGTTTCTTTCCAGCCACAGAACAACATCTGCATGGCTGTGCGCAACTGGCCGTTTAAAATTCCTTTTTACGGATTTTACATGAAGCTTGCGGGTTACATTAATGTGGAAACTGACAATCTGGATGTGATCATCGAACAGGCAGCAACTGCGGCAAACGACGGCGCAACACTCATGTTTTTCCCCGAGGGAACGCGCAGCAAAGACGGGCAGCTAAGCCGCTTTCATTCCGGTCCTTTCCATATTGCCATGCAAACCGGACTTCCGGTGGTTCCACTATGCATTACCGGAACATATAACATGCTTCCCCGTGGTCATATGGTTATACGTCCGGCAAAAATCCGGGGGGAAATTCTAGATCCCATTTACCCGGAACAGTTCAAAAACATGCACAATGCGCATATTGAATTGCGCCGAGCGGTTAAAAAAACTATGGTTGCTAGCATTCGGGAAATGAATCAGAAAATGTAATAGCAATTTCACAAATTTAACTTTTCAAGATGAGGACGCTACAGATGAAAAAACTTCGTATTGTTGCTTTTGTACTGGTTGCCTGCGCACTTTTTCTCGGCGGATGCAGAACCGCTCCCATCCAGAATATAGAAATGGCTCCGATCGTTTCCACCAGCCAGCAGGCCCGTTCCATGGAAAGTGTGAAAAACGCCATCATCAAAGGTGGGTATGACCGAGGCTGGCAAATGAGTGATGTAGCTCCCGGCCACCTTGTAGCCACCTTAAATGTCCGCTCCCATCAGGCTGTTGTAGATATCACTTACACCCCTGAAAATTACAGCATAAACTACAAAGACAGCACCAACCTGAAACACAAAGGTAATGTGATTCACAGCAACTACAATGCCTGGATCAAAAACCTTGCCAGCTCCATCAACCGCGAGCTGGGGCAGCTGTCTCCTCAACCTTAACGGAAATAAAATGAATTCCAATCGTTGCTGGGGCAGTCCCTTTACCGGGGCTGAGATAAAAAAAACTCTTGAGAACAAGCAACTGCTGACCGCAGAGCTTGAACTGAGCAGAGTCTGCGACCTGCGCTGTATCTATTGCTATGCCTCATCCGGGGAAAAACTCAACAATGAGCTAAGCTTTGATGAGATCATTGATGCAGTAGAGCAATGCCAAAACCTCGGCGCACGCAAAATAATCATCCTCGGCGGGGGGGAGCCTATGCTCTACCCCCGCATTATGGATGCGATCCGCTATATCCACAGCCTCGGGCTGGAGATTGAGCTGTTCAGTAACGGAACCCGCATAACTCCTGAGATCGCAGCTGAATTGTATGAACTAAAAGTACAGCCGGTGATCAAATTCAACAGCCTTGATCCGCAGGTTCAGGACCTGCTGGCGGGCAAAAATAATTCCCACAAAGCCATCCGCAAAGGACTGAACAACCTCCTTGAAGCCGGATACGGTAATGGTGATATTCCCATGGGCGCGCAAACCATCATCTGCCGCCAGAACTTCAATGAAATCCCGGAAATGTGGAGATGGCTGCGCACCCGCAAGATCATCCCCTATTTTGAGACCATCACTGATCAGGGAAGGGCCAAAGATCATCTGGAACTGGCTCTCAGCCCGGCAAAAATCGGCGATTTGTTCAATAAACTTTCGCGCATTGACCGTGAAGAGTTCGGCATAGAGTGGGAACCCAAGCCTCCTGTGGCTGCTTTTTCCTGCAAACGCCATTTTTATTCCTGCACCATAACCACCACTGGAGACGTTATTCCCTGTCCGGGAGTGGATATCTCCGCAGGCAATATCCGTCTAGATACACTTGAAAATATCATCGCCCAGAGCGAAGTTTTTCATAATCTGCGCAACATCCGCCAGACCATCATCGGCCCCTGCCGAACCTGCGAACTGGGCGAGGAATGTTACGGATGCCGAGGCATGGCTCATCACCTGAACGGCGATTATCTTTCATCCGACCCGCTCTGCTGGCGCAATTAATTCCGGAGATTTTAATGATCCTTCCCGCACAGGCTGAAAAGCTGCTTCCCCATCGGGGACAGATGCTGCTCATCGACAGTGTCCTCACTGCTGAAGACGGAGCCGGAACCGCGCAAGCTGAACTGTCCGCAGATTCCATTGCCGTGGGTTCTGACGGCAATATGCTGGCCCCGTTTTACATTGAACTGCTCGCCCAGACCTATGCAGCTGTATGCGGTTACCAGCTTAAGTCAGCAGGCCTCCCCGTCCCCGAAGGGTTCCTCGTGGGGGTGCAGAAATTTCAAATTACGCCTGAATACAATACAAGATTCAGCAGCAATGAACTGCTCATAAGTGTACAGACTGTGGGAGATTTTGACGGATTCGCCGTGGTGGAAGGAACAGTAAGCCGCGAAGGTAAAGTCCTTGCCGAGGGCAAAATCAAACTCTTCGTACCGCAGGATGAGACCATGACCGAATTGGTGGCACTGGTAAAATCAGGGGAGAGTGCAGCCTCATGGCAATTGTAAAAAAAACAATTCTGCTATTTTTCATGTTGTTTGCTGCTTCTGCGTCCAATGCGCCGGCGGACAAACAAGCTGATTTTCTAAAAGATTTGCAAACCCGATCTCAATCCATCAGCAGTATCAGCAGCGATTTTACCCAGCAAAGCCACATCGCTCTTTTTGCGGATACCATTGAATCCAATGGTAAATTCTGCTTTGCCCGCCCGGATAACCTGCGCTGGGAATACACCCAGCCATTCGTATCCGGCTTCCTGCTCAAAGGTCAAAAGGGTTTGAAATGGGACGAAGCAGCCGAGAAGCCAGCTCCATTCAGCACTGAAACATCCCCGGAAATGGCAATCATTTCCGAACAGATTCTGGCTTGGACGACCATGAATATTCCGTGGCTGCAATCCCTGTACACCATAAAGGTCACCAATTTTTCCCCCGCAGTGATGGAGTTGACCCCCAAATCAAGCAAGGCAAAACAATTCCTGAGTTTGATACGCATCTTTTTTTCCCCGGAAGCAACCCACCTTGAAGGTATTGAGCTGCATGAACCGGGCGGAGATTACACAAAAATAACTTTTTCCAATGTGCTGCTGAACCAAAAAATAGCGCAAAAAACTTTCCTGAAAGAGTAAAAAATGTTTTCCCGCAAACAGCTTCACACCACTAAAACAAATAGAAAAACTCAATTCAAAAGCGCGCTAATTCTGATTCTTCTCCTGCTGTTTTGTGCCATTCCTCTGCTCTCAGTAACTTTCTCCGAAGACATTTCTGCCATGCTTCCCAGTGGAAAAGATGGCGAAATAAGCCGCGACTTTGCACTACTTCAAAAGGCACCACTTAGCGGGAAAATCCTTATCTCCATTGCCAGTAACGAGATTAAAGAGAACGAACTCGGAAAGATTGCCGACAGCATGGCCCGCAAAATGGACTCTCCACTACTCGCAATTCAGGATATTTCAGACATTAACCCGCAAAGTGTAATTGATTTCCTGCTCCGCAACGGTCCGAATCTGACGACTCAAAATGATCTTGAAAAATTACAGACACACACAGACAACAAAACAATAAAAACAAATTTAAGCGATGCAAAGAAGCTGCTCATTTCCCCGGCAGGATTTGGTATGCGAGCCATTGTAGCAGAAGATCCGCTTAATTTACGCTCAATATATCTGCAAAAGATTGCCCCGCTACAGAACCTGCCCCGCTTAAAAATTCAGGGCGGGAACTACTATGTTTCGGGGGAAAATGCGGTTTTGCTCATTGCAAAATCAAACATTCCCATGACCGATTCCAAAAACGGAGCCATACTCTTGGACCGTTTTCAAAAGATAAAACAAGCCGCTTTGGCGGAAAACCACATCCCTGAAATGGACCTTTCCATCGAAATTCTGAGCGGACATTGCTATACAACCGCCAACGCTGCGATCATTAAACAAGACATTCTAACCGTCTCCATTATTTCTTTCTGCGCACTGGCCATACTTTTTTTCTTTGGGTTCCGAAACAAAGGGGCCTTATGCGTCTTTCTGGCCCCGGGCATCGCCATCATGGCCGGATTGGGGACAACGGCCTTTGTCTACCGGGAGATGTCCGCAATCGTTATCGGCTTCGGGGCGGTACTCATGGGTATTTCCATCGACTTTGCGGTGCATACCTATTTCGCCTTGGCTGAAAGCCCGCAAGACAAAGCCGGGGCGGTGCGCAGAGTCAGCAAACCCGTTCTTTTCGGAGCCGCAACCTCCTGCGTTTCTTTTACCGCCCTGTATATTTCCGGCATTCCGGGCATTAAACAGCTCTCAATTTTCTCCGTTGCCGGAATAATCGCAGCCTGCGCTTACGCCCTGCTGTTCATCCCCCGGCTCTGTAACTCATTTCCGGTTGCGGACAAAAACAAATTCTTTTTTCAATTAAAAAGTAACAAAAAAATCACCCTTTGCGTTGCATCGTCCATACTTGCGGTTTCAATTGCAGGAGCTTTCAGCAATAATTTTGATACCGAACTTAAAAATCTTGGCTATATTTCCAGCGAAATTTCCAATGCGGAAAAACATTTTCAAGAGAAATGGGGAAAAATGCGCGCCCAATCCATGCTCTTTGCTTCCGGCAAAACCATGGACGAAGCCCTGCATAAAAACGAAAACGCATGGGCAGACATCAAACAGAACCTTGCAGAGGCCAAAGCGGTCAGCATTGCCCCGGCACTTCCCGCCGCAGCAACCATTGCAAAAAACCAAGCCCGCTGGTCCAATTTTTGGAACAATGAGAAAGAGCAAACAGAGCTTTCAATTCAAAAATTCAGCGAAAAAATAGGCTTTGCGCCTAATGCATTCGTCCCGGCAATGGACCGTATTTCAGCCGCTCCTCCGATTCTTAATGCGCAAACATTTCAAAACGGACCTTTGGGAGTCCTTGCGGAAATGTTCATCCCTCCCACTAATGAAGGCGAAGAAAAACTGCTCATGACCCTGCTCCCGGACAACACGCAGGTGAATACATATTATTCTCCGCAAAAAGAAAAAGAGCTGGGAGTACGCCTTGTTTCGCAATCCCGGTTCAAATCCACGCTGGAACATGAAATGGAACGGGACATTATTAAATTCATCACCTGCTCCGGGCTTCTGGTAACCGTGCTAATCTTCGGACTTTTCCGTAATCTGCGCCGCGCAGCACTGGCTCTTTTCCCGGCGGTATTCGGGGTGGCTGTAACCTTTGGACTGCTGGGGCTTTTAGAAATTCCACTGAATATTTTTCACATCGTGGCTTTACCGCTTGTCATCGGCCTCGGAGCCGATTACGGAATCTTCATGGTTTTTCAAGAAATAAGAATGCCCTCACTATGGACCGTCAAAGCGGTCAAAATATCAGGCCTGACCACACTGGCGGGCTTCGGGGTTCTTGTTTTTGCCAAGCACCCTTCGCTCCATTCGCTGGGAGCCACGGTTTCCATCGGGATCACAGCTGCTCTGTGCTGTGCTATTTTCGTGCTCCCGCATCTGCTGCACTTAGA
This window encodes:
- a CDS encoding beta-ketoacyl synthase, with translation MHLQRVVITGMGAVSPLGSRVEELWDGLLEGRSGITRLDELDGIKGLRPRIGGRVPDVKIKSIPRKARRTMSNMSIFAALAALEAIEQAGMSEDILTGGRAGLSVGSTTGSSQALEQFFKLYLPENSLEAIRTTEFFKIMNHSAAANLAQFLGISGRVLAASAACSTGCQNIGLAAEAVAHGKQEVMLCGGTDELHPLTVGTFDIIEAASTSGEDDPTTASKPFDAKRDGIVCSEGAGVLLLESYEHAKNRGAEILAEISGFSSLCDSSNMASPSADAIARCMSEALNDAGISETDIDYVNAHATGTLQGDASEAQAVATLLGSTPPVSSLKGHLGHTMAASGAIETIATVRMMQENTIIPTANLTNPAEECSAINNALHLQTRPITYALKNNFALGGINTSLVLRRS
- a CDS encoding acyl carrier protein; this encodes MTDEEIIKRINSALAEEFELELDEMVPEAVFKDDLDLDSLDAVDMVIVLEQEFGIKIKKDEAFKAIRTLGDLHTFILSKKSEAA
- a CDS encoding lysophospholipid acyltransferase family protein → MPSFLKLIWINAGIYFSIIIWTLTGVIISPLCYLFFTRILKWEKPATLRKMIWYYGWTCSKLMSVFMDIKWPVQQQLPSPCIIVANHGSFFDPYLVSFQPQNNICMAVRNWPFKIPFYGFYMKLAGYINVETDNLDVIIEQAATAANDGATLMFFPEGTRSKDGQLSRFHSGPFHIAMQTGLPVVPLCITGTYNMLPRGHMVIRPAKIRGEILDPIYPEQFKNMHNAHIELRRAVKKTMVASIREMNQKM
- a CDS encoding radical SAM protein, translating into MNSNRCWGSPFTGAEIKKTLENKQLLTAELELSRVCDLRCIYCYASSGEKLNNELSFDEIIDAVEQCQNLGARKIIILGGGEPMLYPRIMDAIRYIHSLGLEIELFSNGTRITPEIAAELYELKVQPVIKFNSLDPQVQDLLAGKNNSHKAIRKGLNNLLEAGYGNGDIPMGAQTIICRQNFNEIPEMWRWLRTRKIIPYFETITDQGRAKDHLELALSPAKIGDLFNKLSRIDREEFGIEWEPKPPVAAFSCKRHFYSCTITTTGDVIPCPGVDISAGNIRLDTLENIIAQSEVFHNLRNIRQTIIGPCRTCELGEECYGCRGMAHHLNGDYLSSDPLCWRN
- a CDS encoding 3-hydroxylacyl-ACP dehydratase, which encodes MILPAQAEKLLPHRGQMLLIDSVLTAEDGAGTAQAELSADSIAVGSDGNMLAPFYIELLAQTYAAVCGYQLKSAGLPVPEGFLVGVQKFQITPEYNTRFSSNELLISVQTVGDFDGFAVVEGTVSREGKVLAEGKIKLFVPQDETMTELVALVKSGESAASWQL
- a CDS encoding outer membrane lipoprotein carrier protein LolA; translated protein: MAIVKKTILLFFMLFAASASNAPADKQADFLKDLQTRSQSISSISSDFTQQSHIALFADTIESNGKFCFARPDNLRWEYTQPFVSGFLLKGQKGLKWDEAAEKPAPFSTETSPEMAIISEQILAWTTMNIPWLQSLYTIKVTNFSPAVMELTPKSSKAKQFLSLIRIFFSPEATHLEGIELHEPGGDYTKITFSNVLLNQKIAQKTFLKE
- a CDS encoding MMPL family transporter — encoded protein: MFSRKQLHTTKTNRKTQFKSALILILLLLFCAIPLLSVTFSEDISAMLPSGKDGEISRDFALLQKAPLSGKILISIASNEIKENELGKIADSMARKMDSPLLAIQDISDINPQSVIDFLLRNGPNLTTQNDLEKLQTHTDNKTIKTNLSDAKKLLISPAGFGMRAIVAEDPLNLRSIYLQKIAPLQNLPRLKIQGGNYYVSGENAVLLIAKSNIPMTDSKNGAILLDRFQKIKQAALAENHIPEMDLSIEILSGHCYTTANAAIIKQDILTVSIISFCALAILFFFGFRNKGALCVFLAPGIAIMAGLGTTAFVYREMSAIVIGFGAVLMGISIDFAVHTYFALAESPQDKAGAVRRVSKPVLFGAATSCVSFTALYISGIPGIKQLSIFSVAGIIAACAYALLFIPRLCNSFPVADKNKFFFQLKSNKKITLCVASSILAVSIAGAFSNNFDTELKNLGYISSEISNAEKHFQEKWGKMRAQSMLFASGKTMDEALHKNENAWADIKQNLAEAKAVSIAPALPAAATIAKNQARWSNFWNNEKEQTELSIQKFSEKIGFAPNAFVPAMDRISAAPPILNAQTFQNGPLGVLAEMFIPPTNEGEEKLLMTLLPDNTQVNTYYSPQKEKELGVRLVSQSRFKSTLEHEMERDIIKFITCSGLLVTVLIFGLFRNLRRAALALFPAVFGVAVTFGLLGLLEIPLNIFHIVALPLVIGLGADYGIFMVFQEIRMPSLWTVKAVKISGLTTLAGFGVLVFAKHPSLHSLGATVSIGITAALCCAIFVLPHLLHLEGDNHA